One window of Rasiella rasia genomic DNA carries:
- a CDS encoding GNAT family N-acetyltransferase, whose amino-acid sequence MTPIETERLLLRKIKVADAPFFYELFNSEGWLKYIGDRNIRVVADAEKQIVEKYIPSYKNNGYGSYLVIEKASGCPVGTCGMYKRPNLDHPDIGFAFLPAYYKKGYGYESAAAILSKTTKELKLKKVVAFTLPENTASIKLLEKLGLTNVGVYQYQDDPEELLLFST is encoded by the coding sequence ATGACACCTATAGAAACAGAGCGTTTACTACTTCGGAAAATTAAGGTGGCAGACGCACCGTTCTTCTATGAACTATTTAATAGCGAAGGGTGGCTAAAATATATAGGTGACCGAAACATTCGTGTCGTTGCCGATGCCGAAAAACAAATTGTTGAAAAATATATCCCAAGCTACAAGAATAACGGGTATGGATCTTACCTCGTCATTGAAAAAGCTTCAGGGTGTCCTGTAGGTACTTGCGGCATGTATAAGCGCCCCAATTTAGACCATCCAGATATAGGTTTTGCCTTTTTACCAGCGTATTATAAAAAAGGATATGGATATGAATCTGCAGCTGCTATTCTTTCCAAGACTACTAAAGAATTAAAACTAAAAAAGGTAGTAGCATTTACGCTTCCTGAGAATACAGCATCTATAAAATTATTAGAAAAATTAGGTCTAACAAATGTAGGAGTGTATCAGTACCAAGATGACCCGGAAGAGTTGTTGCTTTTTTCTACCTAA
- a CDS encoding tail fiber domain-containing protein, translating to MKTSLTLFFVLIFFGKAFSQVGIGTTTPNAQLDISASNSATPSNTDGLLIPKIDEFPVTVPTSAQDGMLVFVTGNGTPTKGFYYWDQGTTSWIPFVGSGGASEWVDNGPDLSPVAGATKDVSVGGLNDTSARLTVRSDKSVGGLFTNSSTQDVAMYGLQTILQNDSTDPSSVTVANQNEITVTGVGTSVGEFNFIDGAGSGFKLGVINFMNGAGTGNQTSFSSFLDGAGQGDQTGIITDITNSGDAFHTGLINTMGGSGSGAHVGVTNSLYGTGTGSQFAIENRITNSGDGNHIGQKTFINNSGNGFHMGVDNQLLGAGDGGKTGANNFVDSSGSGNHIGTNNWVASSGSGNHIGSYNFLNGAGSGDKYGIQSLLLPTAGGQHYGVWSSALKTGAYAGYFLGDVAIGTTAGNLYTLPPSRGTAGQVMQTDGAGNVSWAAPGGGADADWLEQGTGLPADAITDNIYTNGEVVIGGNLSTGGKLEVFDDSELRAIHVRKFGNYPSTFSAIGVLAQVSATGTDYNVGFHASMSTAGTNSPQYGYWATLEGTGLGEQIAYSATINTDNNYDHVGLRLLLQGGGGTHFGSKITLGGSSGQNGNQTVIHNEIINQGNGIHKGVVTSIIGHGTGLHVGLDTDLTGNGSGDKIGNDVYIAGNGDGNRFGNKVEILAVGNGPLIGTQNEITGSNFNTKTGTKNIITATGEAIHIGTDNQLSGNATGPQYGTQTNISIAAANNASHYGAYTDVSSMGSGVHFGNYINLGNAGSGNQLGTYIGVNNSGNGTHYGTQTILSGSGTGLKYGSHILLPPSAGGTHYGLYSEALKTGSYAGYFLGNLAVGTTTANTYTLPASRGTNGQIMQTDGAGVVSWTTLSLPSFSDIDGDTQIQVEEVGDEDKIRFDTNGVERMIIDANGVVGINTTTPGDELHVKGDIRIEASADTDFWFTRVDLANDYNFFYNGTLKSYVQDTDGSYNIFSDRRLKKDVAPISTTISEKVLQLKPVNYSYISDETNRLQHGFIAQEVQQLFPELVNEKETENGTFLSLNYQAFGVLAIKTIQEQQKEIDTLKAEISELRKLEDRIAKLEMN from the coding sequence ATGAAAACTTCACTCACATTATTTTTTGTTCTAATTTTCTTCGGAAAAGCGTTTTCGCAAGTTGGTATTGGTACAACTACACCAAATGCACAACTTGATATAAGCGCAAGCAATTCGGCAACTCCGTCTAATACCGACGGACTCCTAATACCAAAAATTGACGAATTTCCCGTTACTGTACCAACGAGCGCACAAGACGGAATGTTAGTTTTTGTGACCGGAAACGGCACACCAACCAAAGGCTTTTATTATTGGGATCAGGGAACAACCTCTTGGATACCGTTTGTAGGAAGCGGAGGTGCTTCAGAATGGGTAGATAATGGTCCCGATCTTAGCCCGGTTGCTGGTGCAACTAAAGATGTGTCTGTCGGAGGATTAAATGACACTTCGGCTAGATTAACGGTGAGAAGCGACAAAAGTGTTGGCGGACTTTTTACCAATAGTTCTACGCAAGATGTGGCAATGTATGGTTTGCAAACCATTTTACAGAATGATAGTACAGATCCCTCTTCTGTAACCGTAGCCAATCAAAACGAAATAACCGTTACGGGCGTTGGAACGAGTGTTGGAGAATTTAACTTTATAGATGGAGCAGGTTCTGGGTTCAAATTGGGTGTAATTAATTTTATGAATGGAGCCGGCACGGGAAATCAAACGAGTTTTAGTTCATTTTTAGATGGAGCGGGTCAAGGCGACCAAACAGGAATTATAACCGATATCACAAACTCTGGAGATGCATTTCATACAGGCCTTATAAATACTATGGGTGGTTCTGGCTCTGGTGCGCATGTAGGCGTTACAAATTCATTATACGGAACAGGTACAGGAAGTCAATTTGCGATTGAGAATAGAATTACAAATTCTGGCGACGGTAATCATATTGGTCAGAAAACATTCATTAATAATTCTGGCAATGGCTTTCATATGGGTGTTGATAACCAATTGCTTGGGGCTGGCGACGGCGGAAAAACAGGTGCTAACAATTTTGTAGACTCATCTGGTTCGGGAAACCATATAGGAACCAACAACTGGGTAGCAAGCTCAGGTTCTGGTAATCACATAGGATCCTATAATTTTTTAAATGGGGCCGGTTCTGGCGACAAATATGGAATACAGAGTTTACTACTTCCTACCGCAGGTGGACAGCATTACGGAGTCTGGTCGAGCGCATTAAAAACAGGTGCTTATGCAGGATACTTTTTAGGAGACGTAGCTATCGGGACAACTGCAGGCAACTTATACACATTACCTCCCTCAAGAGGAACAGCGGGTCAAGTAATGCAAACAGACGGAGCAGGAAACGTAAGCTGGGCAGCACCAGGTGGTGGGGCAGATGCAGATTGGTTAGAACAAGGTACTGGGCTTCCAGCAGATGCCATTACCGACAATATTTATACGAACGGCGAAGTAGTTATTGGAGGCAATCTAAGTACAGGTGGTAAATTAGAAGTTTTTGACGATTCAGAATTGCGAGCGATTCATGTACGTAAATTTGGAAATTACCCAAGTACTTTCTCTGCTATTGGTGTATTAGCACAAGTATCTGCTACTGGTACCGATTATAATGTTGGTTTTCATGCGAGCATGTCTACCGCTGGAACAAATTCGCCACAATATGGGTACTGGGCTACCTTAGAAGGAACGGGCCTCGGAGAACAGATAGCTTATTCAGCTACTATTAATACAGATAATAATTATGATCATGTAGGTTTACGGTTATTGTTACAAGGAGGTGGAGGCACTCATTTTGGTTCAAAAATCACCTTGGGTGGTTCAAGCGGTCAGAATGGGAATCAAACCGTTATTCATAATGAAATTATCAATCAAGGAAATGGTATTCATAAAGGAGTGGTAACTTCTATTATTGGCCATGGAACCGGCCTTCATGTTGGCCTAGATACAGACCTTACAGGAAATGGAAGCGGAGATAAAATTGGAAATGATGTGTACATTGCTGGTAATGGAGATGGTAACAGATTTGGTAATAAGGTCGAGATTCTAGCTGTTGGTAATGGGCCGTTAATTGGTACTCAAAACGAAATAACTGGGAGTAATTTTAATACCAAAACGGGGACAAAAAATATCATAACCGCTACAGGAGAAGCAATACATATTGGTACAGACAATCAACTCTCAGGAAACGCTACAGGGCCACAATATGGTACCCAAACCAATATATCTATTGCAGCTGCCAACAATGCGTCACACTACGGGGCGTATACAGATGTTAGTAGCATGGGGTCTGGTGTTCACTTCGGAAACTATATAAATTTGGGAAATGCAGGCAGCGGTAACCAACTAGGAACTTATATTGGAGTAAATAATTCGGGTAATGGAACGCATTATGGTACTCAAACTATACTTTCAGGTAGTGGAACAGGTTTGAAATACGGGAGTCATATCTTGCTACCGCCAAGTGCAGGAGGCACACATTACGGACTTTATTCTGAAGCGCTAAAAACAGGAAGCTACGCTGGTTACTTTTTAGGAAATTTAGCGGTTGGAACCACAACTGCAAATACGTATACCTTACCAGCATCTCGAGGAACCAATGGACAAATCATGCAAACTGATGGAGCGGGTGTAGTAAGTTGGACAACGCTGTCTTTACCGAGTTTTTCAGACATAGATGGCGATACTCAAATACAGGTTGAAGAAGTAGGAGACGAAGATAAAATACGTTTCGACACCAATGGGGTAGAACGTATGATTATAGATGCAAATGGAGTAGTGGGTATTAATACCACAACCCCTGGCGACGAGCTACACGTTAAGGGCGATATACGAATTGAGGCAAGTGCAGATACCGACTTCTGGTTTACTAGAGTAGATTTGGCAAATGACTATAATTTTTTCTACAACGGAACACTAAAATCGTACGTTCAAGATACCGATGGTAGTTATAATATATTTTCAGATAGAAGGTTAAAGAAAGATGTTGCCCCAATTTCAACAACTATTTCAGAAAAGGTATTACAACTAAAGCCTGTGAATTACAGTTATATTTCAGATGAAACAAATAGGCTTCAACATGGTTTTATCGCTCAAGAGGTGCAACAATTATTTCCAGAATTAGTAAATGAAAAGGAAACAGAAAATGGTACATTTCTAAGTCTAAATTATCAAGCCTTTGGAGTTTTGGCGATTAAAACAATACAAGAACAACAAAAAGAAATTGATACGTTAAAAGCGGAAATTTCAGAATTAAGAAAATTGGAAGACCGCATCGCGAAGTTAGAAATGAACTAA
- a CDS encoding TlpA family protein disulfide reductase → MIKKILILLVTILMVSCNDSKDVGHEFTTFGGEIVNPKGKTIIIFKDDAVVDTLTLSEDNTFQYTFKNPKAGLYSFQHNEFQMFYLEPGDSLRLRVNTMDFDESLHYSGRGSKENNLLMELFLQNEKDIKTLGAFYMLEPTQFQEKLDSLNKRNKSKYDAFIAKHKPSEGFKSVAQSNCKYNHYIKKELYTSVLNKNEERVATAVFPKNFYEYRENIDFNNSSLRTYYPYYRFLNIYFDNITYPSYAKEGGQNNRSFKHVYKKVALIDSLVPNDSLKHKLIVRNVRRYLLSAKNVENERKMVAFFKKHVDNPKAQEEIDALAEATMKLTPGQTLPNILLLNTGNATEGLHAILKKDAVLYFWSLESVKHFKDIHSKAAELASKYPEYQFVGINTDTHFKKWLKAVKASGYNQANEYQFEDIETAEKKLLLNSHNKALIITKTGEILESNTNLFNPKIEQQLLGFLNQ, encoded by the coding sequence ATGATTAAAAAAATACTTATTCTTTTAGTTACAATCCTCATGGTCTCTTGTAACGACTCTAAAGATGTCGGGCATGAGTTTACAACCTTTGGTGGTGAAATTGTAAACCCTAAAGGGAAGACTATAATTATCTTCAAAGATGATGCAGTAGTAGATACCCTAACGCTTTCCGAAGATAACACCTTTCAGTATACTTTTAAGAATCCGAAAGCAGGTTTGTATTCTTTTCAGCACAACGAGTTTCAGATGTTTTACCTCGAGCCAGGAGACAGCTTACGACTTCGGGTAAATACAATGGACTTTGACGAATCGCTACATTATTCTGGTCGCGGTTCTAAAGAAAATAACCTCTTAATGGAATTATTTCTTCAAAATGAAAAAGATATTAAGACCTTAGGAGCTTTTTATATGCTTGAACCTACTCAGTTTCAAGAAAAACTAGATTCACTCAATAAACGTAATAAATCAAAATACGATGCTTTTATTGCAAAACATAAACCTTCAGAAGGTTTTAAAAGTGTTGCACAAAGTAATTGCAAATACAACCATTATATTAAAAAAGAGCTTTACACCTCTGTACTCAATAAAAATGAAGAACGGGTAGCAACGGCTGTTTTCCCTAAAAACTTTTATGAATATAGAGAGAACATTGATTTTAACAATAGTTCACTACGCACCTACTATCCATATTACCGTTTCCTGAACATATACTTTGATAATATTACCTATCCTAGTTATGCTAAAGAAGGTGGCCAAAACAATAGGTCTTTTAAACATGTTTATAAAAAGGTTGCCTTAATTGACAGTCTAGTGCCAAACGATTCGCTGAAACATAAGTTAATTGTACGTAATGTTCGCAGATACTTATTGTCTGCTAAAAACGTAGAGAACGAGCGAAAAATGGTAGCTTTCTTTAAAAAACACGTTGATAACCCAAAAGCTCAAGAAGAAATTGATGCTTTGGCAGAGGCAACTATGAAATTAACTCCAGGACAAACCTTGCCTAACATACTATTATTGAATACAGGCAACGCAACCGAAGGTTTACACGCTATTCTGAAAAAGGACGCCGTATTGTATTTTTGGTCACTCGAATCTGTCAAACATTTTAAAGACATACATTCTAAAGCGGCCGAATTAGCCTCTAAATATCCCGAATATCAATTTGTTGGTATTAATACAGACACTCATTTTAAGAAGTGGCTGAAAGCTGTAAAAGCCTCGGGCTACAATCAAGCCAACGAATATCAGTTTGAAGATATTGAAACAGCCGAAAAGAAATTACTACTAAATTCTCACAACAAAGCGCTTATTATCACTAAGACTGGAGAAATATTAGAAAGCAACACCAACTTGTTTAACCCGAAAATTGAGCAACAACTGCTTGGTTTTTTAAACCAGTAA
- a CDS encoding response regulator, producing the protein MKKLIFGFLACLSVHIAGAQKLIPDSLKNASVQQKILFLNSAAVQNQLDSSLIYTKKAIEIMYDCTCDSLQLATLYNNAYYLNHIGDYDKAKIQLLQLDSLNEVYNMPIYFYKSIVLKGSIASYLDKNSEALTYNVQAMELSEKMKDTTLMAESYYNLGYLYTWNENRRDAKKYLEKSLKMYQQIGADYTKTFAVYTALREVSENYDEFQNYTEILLNQIKEDDIGSLAYIYVTGSTIIMDNNYDMQRAKNDALKGLEFSRSIQYIPLIKVALYNLGFIENELGNYKEAVSYFEQSLSATETNIRDKILLMNGLSKAHSKLGAYEKAIDYKDDVIRLKDSLYNSKATEEYAAFNAKFNAEQKDKEIAEQQLEIAKQKNNRNNWIFGSVATLLLALGLFQYISFRQKKRKIAIEAELQKEQEVNELRFKFLGNIAHEIRTPLTLISGNLNLALENFSNKEKAERNIKIALENSKKVTEDANEILALLKFEKKKTTINKETTNLDDTLRRMVLSFKSLADMKQLTLDYQSSISATYTTALDLEKTERIVNNLLSNAIKYSPSNSAITVNTKVVQELLYFEVNDQGEGIHYDETEKIFERFYQASTSKAIGGIGIGLSLSREFALLLGGDLGVTSQLNTGSTFTLTLPVPKVGGDVVAEEELPTRTEALVEPLVDTTKGYDKKPKILIAEDNPQMASYLEEILSPQYHCTLAFDGAEALQKVKGETFDLITSDIMMPQMDGFELRASLNEISAAKNIPFILISAKTLEEDKVRGFALGIDDYIVKPFSKNELLARVENLLTHQESRKKYQLQNKDLLNDTQSSDEKLLKEMEGVVLENISDEHFKVAQLAERVHYSQRQLTRIVKQYTGMTPVQFILEVRLQKAYQLLQHRTFFTLSEVRYDVGISSSPYFNKTFKARFGINPSELLS; encoded by the coding sequence ATGAAAAAATTGATTTTTGGCTTTTTAGCTTGTCTTTCGGTACATATTGCTGGAGCACAAAAATTAATTCCTGATAGTCTGAAAAATGCTTCGGTACAACAAAAGATACTATTTCTTAACAGTGCAGCAGTTCAAAACCAATTAGACTCTTCATTAATTTACACCAAAAAGGCCATCGAAATCATGTACGACTGCACGTGTGATTCTTTGCAATTGGCTACGTTATATAACAACGCGTATTACTTAAATCATATAGGGGATTATGACAAGGCAAAGATTCAATTACTGCAATTAGACAGTCTAAATGAAGTATATAACATGCCTATCTACTTTTATAAGAGTATCGTTCTTAAAGGCAGCATAGCTTCTTACTTAGACAAAAATAGTGAGGCACTTACCTACAATGTACAGGCAATGGAGCTTTCAGAAAAAATGAAAGATACGACTCTAATGGCCGAATCTTATTATAATCTTGGGTATCTCTATACTTGGAATGAAAATAGGCGCGATGCAAAAAAATACCTTGAAAAATCCTTAAAGATGTACCAACAAATTGGTGCCGATTACACAAAAACCTTTGCTGTCTATACTGCGCTAAGAGAAGTTTCTGAAAATTACGATGAGTTTCAGAATTATACGGAAATACTATTGAATCAAATAAAGGAAGACGACATAGGAAGTCTTGCGTATATATATGTTACTGGCTCAACAATTATTATGGATAATAATTACGATATGCAACGTGCAAAGAACGATGCGTTAAAAGGGTTAGAATTTTCTCGAAGTATTCAATATATTCCTCTTATAAAAGTGGCTTTATACAATCTTGGTTTTATAGAAAATGAGTTAGGAAATTACAAAGAGGCTGTTTCATATTTCGAACAATCCTTATCGGCTACTGAAACCAACATTCGTGATAAAATTTTATTGATGAATGGGCTTTCTAAAGCACACTCTAAGTTAGGTGCATACGAAAAGGCAATTGACTATAAAGATGATGTTATTCGGCTAAAAGACTCGCTATACAACTCAAAAGCAACTGAAGAATACGCAGCGTTTAACGCAAAATTTAACGCCGAACAAAAAGACAAAGAAATTGCTGAGCAGCAATTAGAAATTGCCAAACAAAAGAACAACCGAAACAATTGGATATTTGGCAGTGTGGCAACCCTACTTCTAGCATTAGGGCTTTTTCAGTACATCAGCTTCAGACAGAAGAAACGGAAAATAGCGATTGAAGCAGAACTTCAAAAGGAGCAAGAAGTTAATGAACTTCGGTTTAAATTTCTTGGTAACATTGCCCATGAAATACGTACTCCCTTAACCTTAATTTCTGGGAACCTTAATCTGGCTTTAGAAAATTTCAGCAATAAAGAAAAAGCAGAACGCAATATTAAAATAGCGCTAGAAAACAGCAAAAAAGTGACAGAAGATGCTAACGAGATTTTAGCCTTACTGAAATTTGAAAAGAAAAAAACAACCATTAATAAAGAAACAACAAATCTAGATGATACGTTACGCAGAATGGTACTTTCGTTTAAATCGTTAGCAGACATGAAGCAGTTAACACTAGATTATCAGTCTTCAATTTCTGCGACATACACCACCGCATTAGATCTTGAAAAAACCGAGCGAATCGTTAATAACTTATTGTCTAATGCCATTAAGTATTCTCCATCTAACAGTGCTATAACTGTAAATACTAAAGTAGTACAAGAATTGCTTTATTTTGAAGTTAACGATCAAGGAGAAGGCATTCATTATGACGAAACCGAAAAAATATTCGAACGATTTTACCAAGCCTCTACCAGCAAGGCCATTGGAGGTATTGGAATTGGCTTATCACTCTCGCGCGAATTTGCGCTCCTATTAGGAGGCGACTTAGGTGTAACGAGCCAGTTAAATACTGGAAGTACCTTTACCCTAACGCTACCCGTACCTAAAGTTGGTGGTGACGTTGTTGCCGAAGAAGAACTACCAACTAGAACAGAAGCACTAGTTGAACCATTGGTTGACACTACGAAGGGGTATGATAAAAAACCGAAAATTTTAATTGCCGAAGACAATCCGCAAATGGCTTCTTATTTAGAAGAAATACTTTCACCGCAATACCATTGCACTTTGGCATTTGATGGCGCAGAAGCATTGCAAAAGGTAAAAGGTGAAACATTCGATTTGATCACCTCAGACATCATGATGCCACAGATGGATGGTTTCGAGTTACGAGCTAGTCTTAATGAAATTTCAGCGGCTAAAAACATTCCTTTTATACTAATTTCAGCGAAAACGCTTGAAGAAGATAAAGTAAGAGGATTTGCGCTGGGTATAGACGATTATATTGTAAAACCCTTCAGTAAAAACGAGCTGCTAGCCCGTGTTGAGAACTTACTTACACACCAAGAGTCAAGAAAAAAGTATCAACTGCAAAACAAAGATTTGTTGAATGACACCCAAAGTTCTGATGAAAAATTACTGAAAGAGATGGAGGGAGTGGTACTTGAAAACATAAGTGACGAACATTTTAAGGTTGCCCAATTAGCTGAACGTGTACACTACAGTCAGCGGCAATTAACACGAATTGTAAAGCAGTACACAGGAATGACACCTGTTCAATTTATTCTTGAAGTTAGACTTCAAAAAGCATATCAACTTCTACAACACCGTACCTTCTTTACCTTGTCTGAAGTACGGTATGACGTCGGAATTTCTTCTTCGCCTTACTTCAACAAAACTTTTAAAGCACGTTTTGGTATAAATCCGTCAGAATTACTATCATAA
- the glyA gene encoding serine hydroxymethyltransferase translates to MQRDQQIFELIEAEKQRQLNGLELIASENFVSDQVMEAAGSVLTNKYAEGYPGKRYYGGCEIVDEVEQLAIDRAKTLFGAAYVNVQPHSGSQANTAVFAACLKPGDKFLGFDLAHGGHLTHGSPVNFSGKLYTPVFYGVNEETGMLDYDVIEEIAIREQPKMIIAGASAYSREIDYKRFREIADKVGALLMADIAHPAGLIAKGIISDPIPHCHVVTTTTHKTLRGPRGGMIMMGEDFDNPFGITLKNGNLRKMSSLLDSGIFPGNQGGPLEHIIAAKAIAFGEALTDEFLHYMIQVKKNAAVMAEALVAKGYKIISGGTDNHMMLIDLRNKNITGKQAEEALGKADITVNKNMVPFDDKSPFVTSGIRIGTAAITTRGLVAEDMTAIVDLIDEAILNFENDTLLEGVAEKVNTMMAGKPLFKA, encoded by the coding sequence ATGCAACGCGATCAACAGATATTTGAGCTTATTGAAGCCGAAAAACAACGACAATTAAACGGATTAGAATTAATTGCTTCTGAAAATTTTGTGAGCGACCAAGTAATGGAAGCTGCAGGATCTGTACTTACTAATAAATATGCAGAAGGATATCCAGGGAAACGCTATTATGGTGGATGTGAAATTGTAGATGAAGTAGAGCAATTAGCAATAGATCGTGCTAAAACGTTGTTTGGTGCGGCATACGTTAACGTCCAGCCACATAGTGGTTCTCAAGCAAATACAGCTGTTTTTGCTGCATGCTTAAAACCGGGTGACAAATTTCTTGGTTTCGACCTTGCACATGGCGGACACCTAACTCATGGTTCTCCTGTAAACTTTAGTGGTAAATTATATACCCCTGTCTTTTATGGTGTGAATGAAGAAACAGGAATGCTAGATTACGATGTTATTGAAGAAATAGCCATACGTGAACAACCAAAAATGATAATCGCCGGTGCATCAGCATATTCTCGAGAGATAGACTACAAACGTTTTAGAGAAATTGCAGATAAAGTAGGTGCGCTACTTATGGCAGATATTGCACACCCAGCAGGTCTAATTGCTAAAGGAATTATTAGTGATCCAATACCGCATTGCCATGTTGTAACTACAACCACTCATAAAACGTTACGCGGCCCAAGAGGTGGCATGATTATGATGGGCGAAGATTTCGACAACCCCTTTGGTATTACCTTAAAAAATGGTAACCTGCGTAAAATGTCATCGTTGCTAGATAGCGGGATTTTTCCTGGTAACCAGGGTGGCCCACTAGAACATATCATCGCGGCTAAAGCGATTGCTTTTGGAGAAGCACTAACCGATGAGTTTTTACATTATATGATTCAGGTTAAGAAAAATGCCGCAGTTATGGCAGAAGCCTTAGTCGCTAAGGGATATAAAATCATCAGTGGAGGTACAGATAATCATATGATGCTTATCGATCTTCGAAACAAAAATATTACAGGAAAACAAGCAGAAGAAGCACTTGGTAAAGCAGATATTACGGTAAATAAAAATATGGTGCCATTTGACGATAAATCACCTTTCGTTACAAGTGGAATTAGAATAGGTACAGCCGCTATTACTACCAGAGGATTAGTTGCAGAAGATATGACCGCTATTGTAGATTTAATAGATGAGGCAATTCTTAATTTTGAAAATGATACATTGCTAGAAGGTGTTGCTGAAAAAGTAAATACCATGATGGCTGGCAAACCTTTGTTTAAAGCATAG
- the ytxJ gene encoding bacillithiol system redox-active protein YtxJ, translating to MGLFSKFNKTQRDIAKEEIVEVPWHVLSEMKQLEEISEASKTTPVAIFKHSTRCGISRMVLRNFESTYSLTDDQMKLYFLDLLAHRDVSDEVGYKFQVLHQSPQLIVIKNGVAVANASHHSIRAEELQNFI from the coding sequence ATGGGACTCTTTAGTAAATTCAACAAAACGCAACGCGATATCGCCAAAGAAGAAATCGTTGAAGTACCTTGGCACGTGCTTTCCGAAATGAAACAATTAGAGGAAATTTCCGAAGCATCTAAAACTACGCCCGTTGCCATATTTAAACACTCTACACGATGTGGAATCTCGCGTATGGTACTACGTAATTTTGAAAGTACCTATAGCCTTACCGATGACCAGATGAAATTGTATTTTCTAGATTTATTAGCGCATAGAGATGTTTCTGATGAAGTAGGCTACAAATTTCAAGTGCTTCACCAGAGTCCGCAATTAATTGTGATAAAAAACGGTGTGGCTGTAGCTAATGCATCTCACCATAGCATTAGAGCAGAAGAGCTTCAGAACTTTATATAA
- the fahA gene encoding fumarylacetoacetase, translating to MPLTANDPKRTSWLHVPKNSDFPIQNIPFGVFLTRDDIITIGTRIGETAIDLGALHQLGYFKGIDLTDDIFLQDTLNDFIADGRKTWRLVRNRISNLFLEGNDELRKNKEHCKEVLFRLDEIEMQLPVDVGDYTDFYASKEHATNVGSLFRDPENALLPNWLHIPIGYHGRSSSIIPSGTNIRRPVGQTKPGDDGVPGFGPTKLLDFELEMAFITTATNDLGKRVKIEEAEENIFGLVLFNDWSARDIQAWEYVPLGPFLGKSFASTISPWIVTLDALQPFRTNGPKQEPTPLPYLQQGANMNYDIHLEAAIKPKGGTETTVANSNFKYMYWSMAQQLTHHTVNGCNLRSGDMLGSGTISGPTKDSYGSMLELTWRGQNPIKLNDGTERKFINDGDTVIMRAHCEKNGLRIGFGECKGKILPAIE from the coding sequence ATGCCATTGACTGCCAACGACCCAAAACGAACTTCTTGGTTACATGTTCCGAAGAATAGTGACTTCCCAATCCAAAATATTCCGTTTGGTGTATTTTTAACTAGAGATGATATTATTACCATAGGAACTCGAATAGGTGAAACAGCTATTGATTTAGGAGCATTGCATCAACTAGGTTACTTTAAAGGCATTGATCTTACAGACGATATATTTTTACAAGATACTTTAAACGACTTTATTGCCGATGGAAGAAAAACCTGGCGTTTGGTTCGAAATAGAATATCAAACCTTTTCTTAGAAGGGAACGATGAGCTAAGAAAGAACAAAGAGCATTGTAAAGAAGTACTTTTTCGCTTAGATGAAATTGAAATGCAATTGCCGGTAGATGTAGGCGATTATACAGATTTCTATGCAAGTAAAGAGCACGCCACCAATGTTGGATCCCTTTTTAGAGATCCGGAGAATGCATTGCTTCCAAATTGGTTGCACATCCCTATTGGGTACCATGGTAGAAGTTCTTCAATAATTCCATCAGGCACTAATATTAGAAGACCTGTTGGGCAGACAAAACCTGGCGATGATGGGGTTCCTGGCTTTGGTCCAACCAAATTGTTAGATTTCGAATTGGAGATGGCGTTTATAACTACAGCTACTAACGACTTAGGAAAGCGTGTAAAAATTGAAGAAGCCGAAGAAAATATTTTTGGTCTGGTTTTGTTTAACGATTGGAGTGCTCGCGATATTCAAGCATGGGAATATGTACCATTGGGACCATTTCTAGGAAAGAGTTTTGCCTCAACGATTTCACCTTGGATTGTTACACTTGATGCATTGCAACCTTTTAGAACCAACGGGCCAAAACAAGAACCAACACCGCTACCCTATCTTCAGCAGGGAGCGAACATGAATTACGATATTCATTTAGAGGCAGCGATTAAGCCTAAAGGGGGAACAGAAACGACCGTGGCCAACTCTAACTTTAAGTATATGTATTGGTCTATGGCCCAACAACTCACACACCATACGGTAAACGGTTGTAACCTTCGTAGTGGCGATATGCTTGGTAGTGGAACCATCTCGGGTCCTACCAAAGATAGTTATGGTTCTATGTTAGAATTAACGTGGCGAGGGCAAAATCCGATAAAGCTAAATGACGGCACAGAACGAAAATTTATAAACGATGGCGATACTGTAATCATGCGTGCGCATTGTGAAAAGAATGGATTGCGTATAGGTTTTGGAGAATGTAAAGGAAAAATCTTACCTGCAATAGAGTAG